ATATAGTGGTGTTGTTATGTGATGATTTAGGATATGGAGATTTATCGTCTTTTGGTCATCCTATCATCAATACACCTAACTTAGATAATTTAGCTAAAACAGGTATAAAACTTACGAGTTTTTATTCTACAGCGCCTGTTTGTTCGCCTTCTAGAGCTGGATTGTTAACAGGTAGAAGCCCAAATAAAGCTGGTATTTACGATTTTATTCCAGGTTTAAAAAAGAGTCCAGATAACAGAGATTTAGTACATCTTCAAGCACATGAACAAACCATTCCTGCGATGTTAAAGTCAGTAGGATATGCTACCTGTTTGGTAGGTAAATGGCATTGTAGCTCTAGATTTAATAGTGATAAACAACCACAACCAGATGATTTTGGTTTTGATTATTGGATGGCTACGCATAACAATGCTGCACCAAGCCATAAGAATCCAAATAACTTTGTTCGTAATCGTGAAAAAGTTGGAGAAATTGAAGGGTTTAGTAGTCAAATTATTGTTAGCGAAGCCATCAATTGGTTAGAAAACAAAAAAGATAACAATCCTTTCTTTTTAGAAGTAACTTTTCACGAACCACATGAGCCAATAGCATCTCCAGAAGATTTGGTTCAAAAATATTTACCAAAAGCAAAAACTAGAGAAGAGGCAGAATATTTTGCCAATGTAGAAAATGTAGATATTGCTGTAGGACGTTTGGTGGAGTACTTCAAGAAGAACAATATGGACAATACGTTAATTGTCTTTAGTTCAGATAATGGGCCAGAAACATTAATGAGATACAGTAGAGCTAAACATTCATATGGAACTCCAGGACCTTTAAAAGGAATGAAACTTTGGACAAATGAAGCTGGATTTAGAGTACCTGGGATCATCAACTGGATAGGAAAAGATATGTATTCTGGAACTACAGATAAAGTAGTTTCTGCTTTAGATTATATGCCAACTTTTGCTGAATTATCTGGAGCAAAATTGCCTAATAGAAATTTAGATGGTGAATCTTTTGTATCGCTTTTAGAACAAGGGGAGTTCAACAGAGAAAAGCCATTAATTTGGGCTTTTTATGATGCTATCAATGAGCAAAAAGTTGCCATGCGAAAAGGTGATTGGAAAATTATGGCTAGCATAGAAGCTAACGGTGAAACTTTACCAAACATCCATAATTTATACGATGGTAATGAGGCTTTAGTAAAAAATGCAAAATTGGTAAATCATGTAATGTTCAATTTAACAAAGGATATTCATGAATCTGAAGATTTATCTACACAAGAACCAGAAGTATTTGAAGAGATGAAAAAAACTTTAGAGTTAGAGTATAAAAAATTATTAGACGAAAGTCATATTTGGGTTAGAGAAGAATAACTTATGATTAAAAAGATTGTTTTACTATTTCTTTGCATCAATATTCTTTTTATAAAGGATGTTGATGCTCAGTTTGTGTTCCCTGATAAAATTCAGAGAGAACATCCTCGTTTAATTTCGCCTGAAATTAAGCATGGAGAATTATTGTCTAAAATAGAGAGTGATGCAGCAGTAAAAACATCTTATAACTCTTTAAAAAGCGATATTTCAAAATACGTAAATCAATTTAAAAAAGAACCTAATTGGTTGTCATC
Above is a genomic segment from Wenyingzhuangia fucanilytica containing:
- a CDS encoding sulfatase-like hydrolase/transferase — protein: MNFKAVYFFSLITLLFVSCKSKSANSKVKPETEISSLANTKPNIVVLLCDDLGYGDLSSFGHPIINTPNLDNLAKTGIKLTSFYSTAPVCSPSRAGLLTGRSPNKAGIYDFIPGLKKSPDNRDLVHLQAHEQTIPAMLKSVGYATCLVGKWHCSSRFNSDKQPQPDDFGFDYWMATHNNAAPSHKNPNNFVRNREKVGEIEGFSSQIIVSEAINWLENKKDNNPFFLEVTFHEPHEPIASPEDLVQKYLPKAKTREEAEYFANVENVDIAVGRLVEYFKKNNMDNTLIVFSSDNGPETLMRYSRAKHSYGTPGPLKGMKLWTNEAGFRVPGIINWIGKDMYSGTTDKVVSALDYMPTFAELSGAKLPNRNLDGESFVSLLEQGEFNREKPLIWAFYDAINEQKVAMRKGDWKIMASIEANGETLPNIHNLYDGNEALVKNAKLVNHVMFNLTKDIHESEDLSTQEPEVFEEMKKTLELEYKKLLDESHIWVREE